The Larimichthys crocea isolate SSNF chromosome X, L_crocea_2.0, whole genome shotgun sequence genome segment agGTATGTTGGTGAGAACTACTCTAATGCCCAGGAGGCCATGGAGGACGCAATGCACTCCTTCTACAGCCAAAGATCCGCCCACCCTCCACTGTCTGACCCTGTTGTTGGTCAGCTGGTCGCAGTCAGAGGGGAGGACGGAAAAGAGATGGCCAGAGCTCAGGTCATGGAGGTGATGGCCCAAAACAAGGTCAAGGTAACGTGTTTAGGTTTAGTCAGTTTTTTCGGAGGCAGACATTTAGTAGCGACAGAATGAATCAGTGTTTCTAATGCAAAAgcttttgtatttctgtctgcTGCCAGGTATACTATGTGGACCATGGTTTTTCTGTGGAAACCAGTGGGACTAATGTGCTGGAGCTGCACCAGCACTTCATCTCTCTGCCATTCCAGGCAACTAATGTTAGACTTGCAGGTACATACATATTTGTTCATATGTAACTGAGGTCGGTGTGGAAGTCacaacagaacagacaaaatgttttcattggcTTTTAATAGatgaacaacacacactgtaagtcAAGGTCCACTCATAGCTCTGCTTCTCTTGTTCTTCCAGGTCTGGAGGCATTCAGCTCCCATCCATTGGTGCTGTCCACTTTGGACAAATCGGCAGTCGGAAAGATCTTGCTGATGGAGACATTAGAGCCGTGTGAACAGAATGAGATGCCCATGACAGTGCTGTATGACACTTCACAAGAtgatgacatcaacatcaactccACCTGCCTGAAAGCTCTGCAGGATGACACCATGAACAACCCTCTGACTGTAAGGATGGTCGTGTTAACTACATGTTTAAAGCCAATTAAGTAGCAGAAAATAGGCAGTTTCTCATACCACACACCATTCATAAAAAAGTCTTTCTTGAACTAAAGAATTCAATTGGGATTAAAACCAGAATCTTTAAGGCATGACTGTGAGATCCTCAGTGTTATCAATCTATGTCTAATGTGAATCTTTCTGTTGTCTGTAGGTGAATGCTATCTATAAGGACGTGTGTGTcacaaatgtgtgtgcagatggTATCATCTACTGCCAGCTGCCCTCCAGGGGAACCGCAAGACTCAGCAAGTTACTGGACGAAACAGAGGCCATTTTCACGTCCCAGGTAGACAAGACTTTAGAGTTCATCAACACAGTGTTGTAGAATGTTTTAAGTTGTGGAGTGTAAATTTTATTGGACGGATGAAATATCGGCCGTTTGGGGGGAAATTATGGCATTTTTCATTGATCCGCTAGGTAAGTTTTATCCGATAAAGTAATGAAACTGGGGAAATTGTTTGCAGGCTGTGTAGCCCCAAAACCATGCCATGATGCGCTGCTTATCTATCCATCTATTGCGCCTTACTGGAAGGACCCGCAGCCTGGCcctgtctctgccagactaataataaACTTGTCTTCACCAGCGTGGTCGTTTTTCTCAGTGGCagaagatagatagaagataacaacagcattACTGTTTGCAAAACCTGTTCAGCGAGGATTCCGAGAAGAGGAAAGTCAATCTTATTGCTCACCTGAAAAGTCGTCATCGCAGCGAAGCGGTATTGGATATAAGAATACGAAGCAGCCACGGTAGCAGCTAGTGGTGCTAAgtctaaaacaacaacacggaGTGTGGATGTCCCCATTCAGCAGGCGtttgaaaactgtaaaaacttaATTGTGTAATGATTTGATATGTCAttgcatttgatttattcatttcatatgGTAAATGTTTGGCCTACGAGTGTCTtttgctgctgttattgttatttatagCAAATGAGCACAAATATTTGTGTGACAtaccaaaaataaatgaacatttgaaGAACCAAAACTTTTGTTTGCTGTTATAGATGGGCAGATAATTTTCATTATATGTCTCGTTTTAGCTGTTGATCACAGTGACagcctgtgggaagaaactgttcctatgtctgtttgttttagcgTACAGAGTTCTGTAGCACTGGCCAGAGGGGAGAAGTTCAAACAGATTGTGTCCGGGGTGGAAAGGGTCTGCAGAGATATGTCTTGCTCGTTTCCTGACTCTGGACACAAGTCATGAGTGGAGAGCAGGCTGACACTGatcctctctgcagtcctgACTGTTCGTTggagtctgtctgtcctgtttggtggcctgtccaaacaaaacagtgatggATGAACCGAGAACAGACTGAACAATCCGtggtaaaactggatcagcAGCTCCTTCGGCAGGTTGAGCTTCCTGAGGTGGCGCAGGAAGTACAACCTCTGCTGGGCCTTTTTGATGACGATGTCTGTGTGGGTCTCCAACTTCAGGTCCCGGGAGATTGTGGATCCCTGAAACCTGAaggtttccacagcagacacGGTGTTGTTGGTGATGAGTGGCAGAGTGGGGGGCACCTCCTAAAGCCTCCTTTGAGCGTGTTCAGTTCCAAATTGTTCTGACCGCTTGTTGTGTCGTCCGCAAACTTCAGGAGCTTAACAGACGGGTCTCTTGAGGTGCAGTCATTGGTGTAAAGGGAGAAGAGCAGTGGGGAAAGCACACACCCCTGGGGGGGTGCCAGTGCTGATTGTCCGGATCCGAATGAAAGGGGGTCCAGCAGGGGTCGGTGATGTCCTTCAGGTGCCACACCACCAGTCTCTCAAAGGATTTCATGACTACAGATGCGAGGGCAACGGGCCTGTAGTCATTCAGTCCTGTGATGGTGGATTTCTTGGGGACCGGGATTATTGTGGAGCGTTTAAAGCATGAGGGGACTTTCTGACAGTTTCAGGGATCTGTTGAAGATCTGGGTGAAGATGGGGGCCAGCAGGTCAGCACAGACCTTCAGGCAGGATGGTGACACACCATCTGTGTCTGGTGCCTTCTGATCTTCTGCTGGTGGGGGGCCAGAGGGGAGAGGTGGCAGAATGGCAGGGGGTGTAGATGGGTCTCTAATGTCTGAGGGGGGtggtaggtgtgaatgtgtctaATCTGCAGCAGAACACAATCAGCTCATCAGCCAGTTTATGGTTCACTGCAATGTTGGGGGATGGTCTCCTGTAGTTGGTGATGTTCTGCAGGCCTCCCCACACTGACGATGGGTTGTTGGCTGGaaggctgttttttatttttttcaacgTAGCTCCTCTCGGCTGCTTTCACCCCCGTTGTCAGTGTTTCTGGCCTGGTTGTACAGGTCTTGGTGGGCACACACATGTCCTCACAAAAGCTGATGTAAGATGTCATGGTATCAGTTCATGCAGGTCTGAGGCTGCAGCCTCAAAAACACCACAATCAGTGCAGTCAAAGCAGGCTTGTAATTCCACTTTGGCCTCATTAGTCCATCTTCTTGCTGTCTTGCCCACAGGCTTAGCAGATTTCAGCTTCTGCCTGTAGGTCGGAATAATGCAGTGATCAGAGAGTCCCAAGACTGCACGGGGACAGAGCGATATGCATACTTTTAAAACAGTGCAACaatggtccagtgtgttggTGTCCCTGGTGGGACACTTATAGTAAAGTCCCCCGAAACAATGAGCAGAGAGTCCAGgtgttttttctccatgttGTTTATCTGGTCAACCAGGTGTTTTAACACCTGAGTTACACAGGCCTGAGGAATGATGTAGACTCTGACcagaataaacaagaaaaactcctgtggtgaataaaacagtttatgaaaaaaataaaaaaataaataccagCAATGTATTTTTCTGGTGTCTGTTCAGTGGGCTGCTTGATGCAGAGAGAGGATGTTAAATTGAGATCAACACCCTGTGTTTGTTGAGACCTGAGTGAGTGCCATTGGAGGCAGACCAACATATTAAGACGGCCATTGAGATGATGCGATAAAAGTAAGGATAGCTTTATCCAAATATTTAGAGCAAGAATAAACCCACACTGTATCACAAGCACAGTACTCTTGCCACACATCTCGCTTGAGCATATGGTGAGCATGTGGCAATTGATGCCACATCCCAATCTGTGATGTCAAAATCCGTATTTTGACTTTGATAGCTGATAAAGGTCATCTGCTAGCAACATCCAGATCTGGTGAGCGGGATCAGAGCTCCTGTTTACAGATTGTCTTTGATGTCTGATGCCAATGGCCTCCTTGATCTCTCACTGACCATCACTTACTCCTGGTTGATGACTTTGACTCCTCCCGAGTCTCTCTTTAAGGGTTTTTGCCATTTCGTGAATGCAATGTTCTGCACAGcttctgtatttgtttacatacaCAACTCCACTTTTCCTTCATAATTGTGTCTTTGTAATTGTTCCAGATGACGTCCGAGTCCCTGGTGTCCAGACCCTTCAGTGGCAAGTTCTGTCTAGTTCGCCACAAAGGAAGGTGGTCCAGAGTGGAGGTAGGAACAGAGcatttaaaaatctttaaattattCAAGACATTGAAAGTATCAGTGATTGTATTCATGACAATTTCGGGTTATATTTCTTTGGCACCCACATGTCCTGTTGCTCTTGTTTTCAGATCACCAACATGTATGGCAACAGAGTGATGGAGATCCTCTTCATTGACTTGGGTGTCTCAGCAACTGTAGAGGTCACTGATCTCCGAGAGATCCCTCCTACTTTTCTCAAAGACTTCACCGTCATCCCGCCACAGGTCAGTTGTTTGTGTGGGAGTGTGCATGGTGTAGATGCATCCTAATCTGAGATCATTCCAGTGAAAACTCAATTCTTTAAATCTTTTTCCAAAACAGTGTGTGCTCTTTGTGATTTGTTGACAGAGAAGGCAGGCAGACTGTCAATGTGCTTGCAGTAATGTTTAATCAACCTGAATCattttgtgcttgtgttgaCCATATCTGTCATTGGCACGCCGTCAAACATTCTAAAGATGCTAATGCTGTAAATCTGTCTTTTGATCTGTCTGTGGCTGTTTCGTGAAGCCGTTGTTTTTAACACATGTAATGATTAATTCGTCAGGCTATCAAATGTCGCCTGGCTGACGTCACTGTTCCAGAGGGAGACTGGAGCCCAGAGGCTGTCCTGTGGGTGAAGGAGGCTATTCTTGGCACTGAAGATTGTAGAATGAAGGTAACATCTGTAATATAAAGTGAACACATATCTAAGTTAAACTTCTATTTGTCATGTAATTCCCACAGTGGTTACTAATTCACTATAGACATGGCGCTGACATGGTTTGTGCACATAATTCACAATTGTGTGTAATTTGTATTATGTGATTTTGTTTAATGACGTTCTGTCAttgtgtggatgttttaattGTGACCTGCCAGGGGAATGCAGATAAAAATAGCCTTAGAAATGAACTCTGGAAAAATGCATCCAATagtaatatttatgtttaagaTTGTACATGGTTCCCGCTCATTAATGCGGATATCTAATGAGCCAGACATGTGGCAGCAACTCAACGCATAAAAGTATGCAGGCATGGTCAAGTGGTTCAGTTGTTGTTcagagtaaatatttaaatttgatctGCTTTGTATTTTAAGTATCCCTTAGTATTCAAATGTGTTGAAATAGGATACTCTCTGCATGAACGTGCAGCTGACAAATTTGCATTAACTGTCTCATGCTGGCATGCCAGAATATCTAAGCAATGCTTCCAGCACCTTTTTGAATTTATGATAGGGCCAAATTTCGTCCTACCCAGTACTAGAAaagtgtacctaataaagtgtcCTCTGAGTGTATGTTGATTATAAAGGCCTGACTGCttgaaacacactgacagtgtgtgGTGTAGCAGGAGTTGCGTTGAGCTAGCTCCAAGTAttccaaacataaacacagtgcTTACAAGTAAGCCCATGTTAGAGCACAGAGTGAAACAATCACAGTGACCCTTAAGTCTCTAACTTTGTCCGTGTGtgccttgtttttgttctccctctctttcctctctcataTAAGATCTTGAAATTGGACCGGCACAAAGGCGACTTGTTGGTCTCTATGTACCTCTTCATCGGCACTGATGGTCAGGAGCTGGACAAGAGCATCAACCATCAGCTGTCCAAGTCAGAGCTATGGCACAAACTgacaacacagaacaacaacaatacaatcACCAGCAATACCCTCGGCGTGGATACAGGTAATGCTGCACAAGAGAAGACTTCAAACATAAAGTTCATGATGAGTCTTGACCGGCTCCAACAAACAGTCAGGATTTGTATACATGGACAAGTCAGTTTTCTTTTCCAAAATGTTCTACCATGTGAAGTCAAGGTATTAAGACAGTAAGACAATTTTTTGACTTGTATTTAAACACAGTGACTTTGAAACAAATTGTAAAGAGCTGACTCTGCATTAATGTGTATATATGAGCATTTATCTGTGTTTCTTGGTCCTCTAGTGAAGAATGTGACTCCGGGCAGCCTGGTCCCAAATCCCATTTTGAAGGCCTCAATGCGACCTCTTCACGGAGCAAAGGACTCGGATATGACCACCAAAACTGGGATACAGCCACTTCCGATGCCTCCTGCACTGGAGCTCCCCCAGGTATGTGGACATGGACAAACTTTCTCTAGGTTCCTCCCTTATGATTTTGATAGAGGTGGTAAACTATGCATGTCATGGCTTTTCTCCAGGTTACTGTCACCAGGTAGATTTctatttaagaaaaatatttcttaatGGTCTGTGAATCAAATTTCAAGCAAAATGTTGCAGTTTATGTCGTCCAGTATCACATTGTGACCTGTGTTTTGACTGTAACTAATTCTAACAGCAGAAATGGGGATGAAAACAAACCCACTTCATCAGCCAAATAGAAATATTCAACAAAGTGTTTCATGTACTTCACTCCCCTATTCCTCTTTTTAGCCTGGTCAGAATatggatgtgtttgtgccagTGGCCTGCCACCCTGGATACtttgtgctgcagctgtggcAGGATCTGCATAAGCTGGTGGTGTTGATGGGGGAGATGATCCTCTATTATAACCGTACGTGGAAGACCAGTGCAGCCATTCACATTGAGAAAGGAGAGATCTACGCTGCCAGAATAGACAAGAAGTAGGTGGTTAATGTGTTTGCACCTGAAGCAAATATTGTCATGGGAACATCTTTCTGTAAATTCACCATGGTGATCACATGAAAGGTCACCTCTCTGTTTTGTGCTGCAGTAGAAGTAATGTAAAAACAAGAGGTCGCTATTGTCTGATGTTTGACAGCTTAACTCATTCCTGTCTCTAGTTGGCACCGCGTGCAGGTGAGGGGCATTTTGTCCACCGGGTTGGTTTCTGTCTATGAGTTGGACTACGGAAAACACGAGCTGGTCCGCAGTACTATGCTCCAACCTCTAGTAGAAGAATTCAGACAGCTGCCCTTCCAGGCGATCACTGCACAGCTGGCAGGTGAGTTAGATCATTGTTCTCTTTCAGTGGCTTTACTGGTCGATATGAGGGCTGAGTACCAAAACTTGAATACTTACATGGCATAGACTGACTTGCTTCAATATTACAAAGTGCCTTGGCAGTCAGTTACAAATGATACCTGATACCTCCTTCCGTTTGTTCCAAAGGCGTGATACAGCAGCAGTGGTCAGAGGAGACCTCCATGGTATTCAGAAACCATGTGGAGGATCGAGCACTTGTTGCCCAGGTGGAGAGGGTGCAGGAGTTGTCGGAGGTTAAAGGTGAGCTTTGGGAACGCAGATTGACTGTTTACCTGGTGGACACTACACTGGAGAAGAGGGACCTTTGGATTCACAACCTCATAGCCGACATCGGCGGTGAGCTGACGTCTGCAGCCTAGGATATCTCCTCATGAATGTTTGGATTAACCAGCAAGCTGACTCTGTGGCTGCATGTCTATCTCCTAAAGTGTATGTTTGAACCAACAGCTGTTTGTCTGGTTCTTCTCAATTTTCTAAAAAAGGTGAAAGTGCTCGGTAAACTTTGGATGTCAAAAGTCACGTTCTCTGCCCTTGGTTCATTTTTAGTGTTTCTCCCGATCAAAGACTTTGAAGAAGCTCTTTTAATTTTTTGGGTCATAGAAGTGATTTCAACTAGAGACTGAAGATTTTTTGTTAAGGAGTTCATTTATTCTGAATTTAGGATTTAAGTTTTGGGAAACTTAGAAcagaaaacattacacacatcAAATTATATTCTTGACAGTCTTACAAGTAATGATTTTGAAACAAACCCAAGTCACTTATAATTCATCAAAACCTTTTCTCTTGAAGTTAAGTCGCACGTGTTGcatggtttgtttatttctgttccctcatttgttttgtctgctgtGCCTTATGCATGCTATGGTGTAGCTTGTTTTGCAAcaaattttgtgtgtgtatgttttaacatttatctAACTAAAATGACTTAACTGCATTATTCCACATATCTGTTAAAAGTTCACTGATGGGAATACCTTGTTTAATATTCTGTGTTACTGGGCTGAAAAGAATAAGTTGTAATATTTCTGAAATAGTTTGAACATGAAAAGCTGTTCACAAATATTTGTTCTATTAAAGCATTGAACCAAAGCATGGTGCACTTTGactgaaatctttaaaaagaaagtagTAACTGTGTGGCACCTGTCTCCTTGCATAAAAGTAGCATCTACTTCAGGAACCTTGTCATGTTTCATATGTATACAAATTTAGACAGATTTCCAATTTAGGCCTCCCAGATGATTtcattaaacaaatcaaaagattAGACTAATTTTATAACGggactttgttttttcttccttccttcccattaatcatctcatgacccaccagatttatcttgtgaccctcTGAGGCAGTCCACTCTCTAGGCTGGGAACCACTGGACTAAACTCCCTCACTTTATACTGTGTGAAGTCATTAAAACTAGCTCCCCCTCGAGGGCCCCTCTTCTGTTGAAGGAGTACTTTAATATTATGATAGTTTACTAATAGTTTGACACTCTATAACTCGTGTTTGACATGCGACTCAAGTCATTTGGTCTCTTACAAGTCCCAAGTCATGTTTTGTGACCAAGTCTGTCCATGACAGACCATTCTCAGTGTGTGCTCCCGTTATCAGTTAAAGTTATACAGACGCTTGTAATGTCAACATTGGTtggacatttttatatttaaactttaactgGTTCAAGTTCtggtcatgtcatttttttttctgtcgaGTCAAGTTGCAAGTCATCAAAACAGTACTCCAGTGCACATCTCTGACTTTACATATCCTTGTATATAAAGTAGTACGAGTCAATAcacatgaaatgtattaaatggcatttaaaaaacacagaaaataattattacatgttatttatttgGGTAGCGGTAAACAGTTATCCAGCTGTGAGTCTGCTTAGTTTAGCGCTTTGGAAGTGGGAAGAGTTAGCCACTGTCCAACAGTAATTTGTAGTTTAAATCTCACTAAATTATATAGgatttattcaaattatttaaaagaaaaatatgtgtaAACAATTTGACATTTCACTGGTTATGTGCTAGACTGTTagtaacttcctggagtttccaatggttgcctggcaactggtTTAGTTACCCTGTTTTAGCATGTGTGCTAAGTTAACTGTTTAATAATGCTAAGTTAACAAATtatcatattttccaaaatagtagagaactttttttttttttttttttgcttgtgagTACCTTCAGCTCTGACTTTAACATCCCTTCAGTGGGTCACGAAACGAAACGCTACCATAATTAGCATATTTAGTGAGTATAGGCCCGTATGCATAAAGATGTGTGTCCCTGTCCGATAATGGACGCATTTCCACTTCATGACATCACTCGAGTGACAGGGCAGCCGTGTTGGGgtgcggaggaggaggaggaggaggatctcTCTCTCCATAAGTTTACTTTGCCCTTTGCGGGAGATGAGATTCAGCCTCCACTAACCCGCCGTGAGACGATCAGGGACGGGGGAGGAAACTTTGTGACCACGCTGAAAACTTGCAGGAGTCAGGATTATCTGCGGGTCATGGACGGTTTTGTCTAGTGGAGTTTCTTTTGCCGATTCCCGGGTTGTGCGCCTGCAGCAGAGCGGACCGGGCAGTGCGACTCCAGCCGGCTCTGAAGGAAACCATATCTGGTCAAAGTATTCGTTGCTGTCACCCGGCGGGACCGTCCGGCTATAAATAGCGGTGGAGGAGGTACGGAAATAAATGCAAAAGTTATACTGCGTGCTGTAAAACAGTCAAATTAGTGAGGATCACATATCAGGGTTAAAATGATATGCAGGACAACACTTTGAAAATTACTCAGAGAAAGTAAGTTTGCATGAGGCCACTGAGAATAAAGATGCCTTCTCttggaaaacagtgaaatatatgttttaatttcaCTGTTAGTTTTTTCCCTCCTGTTAGACATTGTTTTATTGGAGGATGTAGACCTCACACCAAAGCCCTGCACAGTCTTCATCATGTACATTAACTCCTGTCATTGATACAAGAAAATACACTTTATGTTGTCATTAATACCAGTTCTACTGCACTGGGTTCATCTTATCTCCTAAACTTTATTGGTCCAAACTTTTGCACAAAGgtttaaaaatcactttaacTTG includes the following:
- the tdrd7a gene encoding tudor domain-containing protein 7A isoform X1; translated protein: MSDSESIKKMLRSVLQSSKEGVSMNSLQSEYRSLCGEGIPLKKLGFSTLEDYLRSIPSVVRLDYRMGELKCFAAVCEETAHIAELVARQKSSKKSGRSQVVNCKMRFKPSNPYMLNVRPRSSLRQPSASGASNWIANRPRSHGGYRGCSASGDYRQLDQRLSSITPVEHRQPSPPAVKQFVISDRKEKSSANCQKPQEKPPEQVSRPNQSQSRLYAVELVQSRVTKLLEKYCSGLWMTKLSVVYSEMFNEKLHPQALIDLEKWTHICMVEKLSSNSRADSLIYPPLQPKPSTLHRRSTTPPTSTTNSSTVTTPISSRPPTPEQLSSSCPTSPVPKPRLSPQSPLAKPTFIFPPQPGAVSSGKLLPSVRLRNPAHKPALAPQQPPCAKLAINANGECNDNHNLSTTNLNHRQNRKPLAPVWAGSASNNATPLSSGLRPGSDILPLLKVTFSPSSDSAPCPSSKSSAAVVSAEVRQRIKELLDKYSNGLWAHALPKLFMDTYKMTFPEHILQNLSLLLDICTVEYPVLNDKKKAILYNSSRADMEVTGSQENQQSRNHPLPSGLEVLAPVVPPCLVLPSDQYPSVLISDAPSSNAVTLRYVGENYSNAQEAMEDAMHSFYSQRSAHPPLSDPVVGQLVAVRGEDGKEMARAQVMEVMAQNKVKVYYVDHGFSVETSGTNVLELHQHFISLPFQATNVRLAGLEAFSSHPLVLSTLDKSAVGKILLMETLEPCEQNEMPMTVLYDTSQDDDININSTCLKALQDDTMNNPLTVNAIYKDVCVTNVCADGIIYCQLPSRGTARLSKLLDETEAIFTSQMTSESLVSRPFSGKFCLVRHKGRWSRVEITNMYGNRVMEILFIDLGVSATVEVTDLREIPPTFLKDFTVIPPQAIKCRLADVTVPEGDWSPEAVLWVKEAILGTEDCRMKILKLDRHKGDLLVSMYLFIGTDGQELDKSINHQLSKSELWHKLTTQNNNNTITSNTLGVDTVKNVTPGSLVPNPILKASMRPLHGAKDSDMTTKTGIQPLPMPPALELPQPGQNMDVFVPVACHPGYFVLQLWQDLHKLVVLMGEMILYYNRTWKTSAAIHIEKGEIYAARIDKNWHRVQVRGILSTGLVSVYELDYGKHELVRSTMLQPLVEEFRQLPFQAITAQLAGVIQQQWSEETSMVFRNHVEDRALVAQVERVQELSEVKGELWERRLTVYLVDTTLEKRDLWIHNLIADIGGELTSAA
- the tdrd7a gene encoding tudor domain-containing protein 7A isoform X2, producing MSDSESIKKMLRSVLQSSKEGVSMNSLQSEYRSLCGEGIPLKKLGFSTLEDYLRSIPSVVRLDYRMGELKCFAAVCEETAHIAELVARQKSSKKSGRSQVVNCKMRFKPSNPYMLNVRPRSSLRQPSASGASNWIANRPRSHGGYRGCSASGDYRKEKSSANCQKPQEKPPEQVSRPNQSQSRLYAVELVQSRVTKLLEKYCSGLWMTKLSVVYSEMFNEKLHPQALIDLEKWTHICMVEKLSSNSRADSLIYPPLQPKPSTLHRRSTTPPTSTTNSSTVTTPISSRPPTPEQLSSSCPTSPVPKPRLSPQSPLAKPTFIFPPQPGAVSSGKLLPSVRLRNPAHKPALAPQQPPCAKLAINANGECNDNHNLSTTNLNHRQNRKPLAPVWAGSASNNATPLSSGLRPGSDILPLLKVTFSPSSDSAPCPSSKSSAAVVSAEVRQRIKELLDKYSNGLWAHALPKLFMDTYKMTFPEHILQNLSLLLDICTVEYPVLNDKKKAILYNSSRADMEVTGSQENQQSRNHPLPSGLEVLAPVVPPCLVLPSDQYPSVLISDAPSSNAVTLRYVGENYSNAQEAMEDAMHSFYSQRSAHPPLSDPVVGQLVAVRGEDGKEMARAQVMEVMAQNKVKVYYVDHGFSVETSGTNVLELHQHFISLPFQATNVRLAGLEAFSSHPLVLSTLDKSAVGKILLMETLEPCEQNEMPMTVLYDTSQDDDININSTCLKALQDDTMNNPLTVNAIYKDVCVTNVCADGIIYCQLPSRGTARLSKLLDETEAIFTSQMTSESLVSRPFSGKFCLVRHKGRWSRVEITNMYGNRVMEILFIDLGVSATVEVTDLREIPPTFLKDFTVIPPQAIKCRLADVTVPEGDWSPEAVLWVKEAILGTEDCRMKILKLDRHKGDLLVSMYLFIGTDGQELDKSINHQLSKSELWHKLTTQNNNNTITSNTLGVDTVKNVTPGSLVPNPILKASMRPLHGAKDSDMTTKTGIQPLPMPPALELPQPGQNMDVFVPVACHPGYFVLQLWQDLHKLVVLMGEMILYYNRTWKTSAAIHIEKGEIYAARIDKNWHRVQVRGILSTGLVSVYELDYGKHELVRSTMLQPLVEEFRQLPFQAITAQLAGVIQQQWSEETSMVFRNHVEDRALVAQVERVQELSEVKGELWERRLTVYLVDTTLEKRDLWIHNLIADIGGELTSAA